One part of the Treponema sp. OMZ 787 genome encodes these proteins:
- a CDS encoding metal ABC transporter ATP-binding protein — translation MNTCCAEHSQENLIPAFCVEDLTLAYREKPVLWDIDVCVPQGAMEAVVGPNGAGKSTLLKAMMGILPAASGEIKIFGKSYKSQRKRIAYVPQRSSVDWDFPTTVFDVVLMGSYGNLGWIKRPGQKEKKEAMSALEKVGMAEFAKRQISELSGGQQQRVFLARALVQNADLYFMDEPFQGVDAATEQAIVKLLKELKAKGKTLLVVHHDLQTVKDYFDRVLLLNVRLIAEGSVEEVFTEENLRKTYGGRIAYNSEKK, via the coding sequence ATGAACACTTGCTGTGCCGAACATTCACAAGAAAATTTAATTCCGGCTTTTTGCGTTGAAGACCTTACCCTGGCTTACCGCGAAAAGCCTGTACTCTGGGATATAGATGTATGCGTTCCCCAAGGAGCTATGGAAGCCGTAGTCGGCCCAAACGGTGCCGGAAAATCTACTTTGCTTAAAGCAATGATGGGTATTCTTCCAGCCGCATCAGGCGAAATAAAAATATTCGGAAAATCATATAAATCTCAAAGGAAAAGAATAGCCTATGTACCGCAAAGAAGTTCGGTAGATTGGGATTTTCCGACAACCGTCTTTGATGTTGTTTTAATGGGTTCATACGGAAATCTCGGCTGGATAAAAAGGCCCGGACAAAAAGAAAAAAAAGAAGCTATGTCAGCTTTGGAAAAAGTCGGCATGGCAGAATTTGCAAAACGGCAGATAAGCGAGCTTTCAGGCGGTCAACAGCAAAGAGTTTTTTTGGCAAGGGCTCTTGTTCAAAATGCGGATCTTTATTTTATGGATGAACCCTTTCAAGGGGTTGATGCAGCTACCGAACAGGCTATCGTAAAACTTTTAAAGGAGCTAAAAGCAAAAGGGAAAACTCTTTTGGTTGTTCATCATGATCTTCAAACAGTAAAGGATTACTTTGACAGGGTTCTCTTATTGAATGTAAGATTAATAGCCGAGGGAAGTGTTGAAGAAGTTTTTACCGAAGAAAACTTGCGTAAAACCTATGGAGGCAGGATCGCCTACAATTCTGAAAAAAAATGA
- a CDS encoding metal ABC transporter solute-binding protein, Zn/Mn family translates to MTKRKLISSSLTLLTILSSLVFFSCSKTETKNEPKDAGKIKVTATIGMVADIAKVVGGDEVNVQALMGAGVDPHLYRASAGDMEKLQKADIIFYNGLHLEAKMGEVLKKISSTRKTVAVAESIPKEHLLPFEESEFDPHVWFDVNLWKYATESVYKTLAEFAPQKKEAFKKNYEAYIVKLDELDEFIKKRTSEIPQEKRVIVTAHDAFNYFSKAYGFEVRGLQGISTVSEAGAKDVQELADFITKRKLPAVFVESSVPEKNVKALQEAVKARGYNVEIGGELFSDAMGDEGSFEGTYIGMLTHNINTIIDALKK, encoded by the coding sequence ATGACAAAAAGAAAATTAATAAGCTCAAGCTTAACACTACTTACTATTTTATCAAGTTTGGTATTTTTCTCATGTTCTAAAACAGAGACAAAAAATGAACCCAAGGATGCCGGTAAAATAAAAGTTACCGCCACAATAGGTATGGTTGCCGATATAGCAAAGGTTGTCGGCGGAGATGAGGTAAATGTACAAGCCTTAATGGGAGCAGGGGTCGATCCCCACCTCTACAGAGCCAGCGCAGGAGACATGGAAAAGCTTCAAAAAGCCGATATTATTTTTTACAACGGGCTTCATCTTGAAGCAAAGATGGGCGAGGTTTTGAAAAAAATATCTTCTACCCGTAAAACTGTAGCAGTTGCCGAAAGTATCCCGAAAGAACATCTATTGCCATTTGAGGAGTCAGAATTCGATCCCCATGTTTGGTTTGATGTAAACCTATGGAAATACGCAACTGAATCAGTATATAAAACATTGGCAGAATTTGCTCCGCAAAAAAAAGAAGCTTTCAAGAAAAACTATGAGGCGTATATTGTAAAACTAGATGAACTTGACGAATTTATCAAAAAAAGAACTTCGGAAATTCCGCAAGAAAAAAGAGTTATTGTTACAGCTCACGATGCCTTCAATTATTTCAGCAAGGCCTACGGTTTTGAAGTAAGGGGCTTACAAGGAATCAGTACTGTAAGCGAGGCAGGAGCAAAGGACGTTCAGGAGCTTGCAGACTTTATCACAAAAAGAAAACTTCCGGCCGTCTTTGTCGAAAGCTCGGTTCCCGAAAAAAATGTAAAAGCCTTGCAGGAAGCTGTAAAAGCCAGAGGCTATAATGTTGAAATAGGCGGAGAACTTTTTTCGGATGCTATGGGAGATGAAGGCAGCTTCGAAGGAACATACATAGGAATGTTAACCCATAACATAAACACGATAATCGATGCCTTGAAAAAATAA